The Clupea harengus chromosome 26, Ch_v2.0.2, whole genome shotgun sequence genome has a segment encoding these proteins:
- the zbtb45 gene encoding zinc finger and BTB domain-containing protein 45, giving the protein MTSGETVHYIHLHNSSQSVLEALRSQRREGLFCDVTVRIHDASLRAHACVLAAGSPFFQDKLLLGHSEISVPPLVPAETVKQLVDFLYSGSLVVLQSQALCILTAASILQIKTVIDECTQIISQKRGVVGGGPGGGSGGGSGGGGGGGGGAAGGGGGHSSGGVLPKQEERGGSKGRDSVGTSSSGSGCFPGFANFGMGDCSAAGGLGANMGGGNAVATSQSGANPLDPPTSMGLISLGDMGPVSMCRADAMGSVAGAGSGIMKSGSSCAQDMRYKLRDLLAQSGDAGGGGGGGSASSDAGSAHSTCGSAVGGADGSGNMGRDGMRSNMSDLGSVGEDLVVGMEHYSGEEDMEGQDRGRDVDRERGVSHSRKQRQPLRLQVLGGEEVVVKDESIQEADAALFGLDQGRQGGDHDGSQQQMATFGQEGVFYDDQGVFSESFWPQTETPQSMTFNPRGRVNKPLSPPTSSQSINNQLLFQYPVSQSQPSSFYVGTPMGIDSMAGAENNPPAQPPAPLTPAPQATTGPCSTGPTPAAQGSETSFDCTHCGKSLRSRKNYSKHMFIHSGQKPHQCSICWRSFSLRDYLLKHMVVHTGVRAFQCSVCAKRFTQKSSLNVHMRTHRVERTFSCPVCHRAFTHRTLLERHALQHGHGGPAQPKPPGGSSPGMGGGSVPGHGSST; this is encoded by the exons ATGACCTCAGGTGAGACCGTGCACTACATCCACCTCCACAACTCGAGCCAGTCAGTGCTGGAGGCACTGCGCTCTCAGCGGCGCGAGGGCCTCTTCTGTGACGTGACCGTGCGGATCCACGACGCCTCGCTGCGGGCCCACGCCTGCGTTCTGGCCGCCGGCAGCCCCTTCTTCCAGGACAAGTTGCTGTTGGGCCACTCGGAGATCTCGGTGCCGCCGCTGGTGCCGGCCGAGACGGTGAAGCAGCTGGTGGACTTCCTCTACAGTGGCTCGCTGGTGGTGCTCCAGTCGCAGGCCCTCTGCATCCTCACGGCGGCCAGCATCCTGCAGATCAAGACCGTCATCGACGAGTGCACCCAGATCATCTCCCAGAAGCGCGGTGTGGTGGGCGGAGGCCCCGGAGGGGGCAGTGGAggtggcagcggtggcggcggcggcgggggtGGTGGTGCCGCGGGCGGCGGAGGAGGCCATTCCTCAGGTGGAGTCCTGCCCAAgcaagaagagaggggaggaagcaaagggagggacagtgtaggcaccagcagcagcggcagtggTTGCTTCCCAGGTTTCGCCAACTTTGGCATGGGCGACTGCAGTGCTGCAGGCGGCCTCGGAGCCAACATGGGTGGCGGCAACGCGGTGGCCACCAGCCAGAGTGGGGCCAACCCGCTCGACCCGCCCACCTCCATGGGCCTCATTTCCCTCGGGGACATGGGGCCCGTGTCCATGTGCCGCGCTGACGCCATGGGCTCCGTGGCTGGCGCTGGTTCTGGCATCATGAAGTCGGGCTCAAGCTGTGCCCAGGACATGCGGTACAAGCTGAGAGACCTGCTGGCCCAGTCCGGCGATgccggtggtggtggcggcggcgggaGTGCCAGCAGCGACGCGGGGAGCGCTCACTCCACCTGCGGCTCAGCGGTGGGTGGCGCAGATGGCAGCGGCAACATGGGCAGAGACGGCATGCGCAGCAACATGTCCGACCTGGGCTCCGTGGGCGAGGACCTGGTGGTGGGGATGGAGCACTACAGCGGAGAGGAAGACATGGAGGGGCAGGACCGCGGACGAGACgtagacagggagaggggagtaAGCCATAGCCGCAAGCAGAGGCAGCCACTCAGGTTACAG gtccttggaggagaggaggtggtggtgaagGACGAGAGCATCCAGGAGGCAGATGCGGCCCTGTTCGGGCTGGACCAGGGCAGGCAGGGGGGAGACCACGACGGATCCCAGCAGCAGATGGCCACCTTCGGCCAG GAGGGGGTTTTCTATGATGACCAAGGCGTGTTTTCGGAAAGTTTCTGGCCACAGACGGAAACGCCTCAGTCCATGACCTTTAACCCCAGAGGGCGAGTCAACAAGCCGCTCTCCCCCCCAACCTCTTCGCAGTCCATCAACAATCAG CTGCTTTTCCAGTACCCAGTCAGCCAATCGCAGCCCTCGTCCTTCTACGTGGGCACCCCGATGGGGATTGACAGCATGGCCGGGGCGGAGAACAATCCGCCGGCCCAACCGCCGGCACCGCTTACCCCCGCGCCCCAGGCCACGACCGGGCCCTGCTCCACAGGCCCCACCCCTGCTGCCCAGGGATCCGAGACGTCTTTCGACTGCACCCACTGCGGGAAGTCCTTGCGCTCCAGGAAGAACTATAGCAAGCACATGTTCATTCACTCTG GCCAAAAGCCTCACCAGTGCAGCATCTGCTGGCGCTCGTTCTCGCTGCGCGACTACCTCCTCAAGCACATGGTGGTGCACACGGGCGTACGCGCCTTCCAGTGCTCCGTGTGCGCCAAGCGCTTCACGCAGAAGAGCTCGCTCAACgtgcacatgcgcacgcacCGCGTGGAGCGCACCTTCTCCTGCCCCGTGTGCCACCGCGCCTTCACCCACCGCACGCTGCTGGAGCGCCACGCCCTGCAGCACGGCCACGGCGGACCCGCCCAGCCCAAGCCGCCAGGCGGCAGCAGCCCTGGCATGGGAGGCGGTAGTGTACCGGGCCACGGCTCCTCTACCTAG